In Verrucomicrobiia bacterium, one genomic interval encodes:
- a CDS encoding 4a-hydroxytetrahydrobiopterin dehydratase: MKRLTPSQLRAAARTIPNWTRRGQVLSRTWTFADFPGSLAFVNAVGAVAEAAGHHPDITIRWNRVILDLTTHDAGGLTERDVALASALDQLPSAAPKRRRKAQA; this comes from the coding sequence ATGAAACGTCTGACCCCTTCCCAGCTTCGCGCCGCCGCCCGGACCATCCCCAACTGGACCCGGCGCGGACAGGTCCTGAGCCGCACGTGGACGTTTGCCGACTTCCCCGGTTCCCTCGCGTTCGTCAATGCCGTGGGCGCCGTCGCGGAGGCCGCCGGCCACCATCCGGACATCACCATCCGATGGAACCGGGTCATCCTGGACCTGACCACCCACGATGCGGGCGGCCTGACCGAACGCGACGTCGCGCTGGCCTCCGCTCTGGACCAACTACCGTCAGCCGCCCCAAAGCGGCGGCGGAAGGCTCAGGCCTGA